From the genome of Desulfobaculum xiamenense, one region includes:
- a CDS encoding TlyA family RNA methyltransferase, translating into MAKNRIRADQLLYEQGLVESKEKAERLIMAGQVFVERVGCREPVTKPGQQLSQDDELSLKGVERFVSRGAYKLLTAIEHFGLSCEGKVALDVGASTGGFTDCLLQHGASRVYAVDVGYGQLDSRLRNDPRVVNLERTNMRLAPDDLLPEQVDMIVADVSFISLTKVMEPSLRFLKPGGEVAALVKPQFEVAPGQTDKGVVRDENLRQQTVDMVVHYLVNEHGMEFIGVIPSRIKGPKGNQEYIIYLRRPEEQRS; encoded by the coding sequence ATGGCGAAAAATAGGATACGGGCGGACCAGTTGCTCTATGAGCAGGGACTGGTGGAAAGCAAGGAAAAAGCCGAGCGGCTCATCATGGCCGGGCAGGTTTTCGTGGAGCGGGTGGGCTGTCGCGAACCCGTGACCAAGCCGGGACAGCAGCTTTCGCAGGATGACGAGCTGTCGCTCAAGGGAGTGGAGCGTTTCGTTTCGCGCGGGGCGTACAAGCTGCTCACTGCCATCGAGCATTTCGGCCTGTCGTGCGAGGGCAAGGTCGCCCTTGATGTCGGCGCGTCCACGGGCGGCTTCACGGACTGCCTGCTCCAGCATGGGGCGAGCCGGGTGTACGCGGTGGACGTCGGCTACGGCCAGCTCGATTCGCGACTGCGCAACGATCCCCGCGTCGTGAACCTTGAGCGCACGAACATGCGCCTTGCGCCGGACGATCTGTTGCCGGAACAGGTGGACATGATCGTGGCTGACGTGTCCTTCATTTCGCTGACCAAGGTCATGGAGCCGAGCCTGCGTTTCCTGAAGCCCGGCGGCGAGGTCGCCGCGCTGGTCAAGCCGCAGTTCGAGGTCGCTCCGGGGCAGACGGACAAAGGTGTCGTGCGCGACGAAAATCTGCGTCAGCAGACCGTGGACATGGTGGTTCACTATCTCGTGAACGAGCACGGCATGGAGTTTATCGGCGTCATCCCCTCGCGCATCAAGGGGCCCAAGGGCAATCAGGAATACATCATCTATTTGCGGCGTCCGGAGGAACAGAGGTCCTGA
- a CDS encoding rhodanese-like domain-containing protein, producing the protein MRLLSPRLTVLYEMAFLVAVSVACAHFFNIHHPEGLTWERAPLRQSMLPAAAETLPGASAAQGIDTPEALQAFTEGGALFIDARFVEDFEEGHVPGAVNIPPGMFAEDAQRLIGAPDAGRRIIIYCSSITCHMSAELAESLDMLGYGNLFVYGEGFAGWLAAGGAVEVGSGDVPADSDDATGAAPESEAAGEGTR; encoded by the coding sequence ATGCGACTTCTTTCCCCCCGTCTTACCGTGCTGTACGAGATGGCATTTCTGGTGGCCGTATCGGTCGCCTGTGCGCATTTCTTCAATATCCATCATCCCGAGGGACTGACGTGGGAGCGCGCGCCGCTGCGCCAGAGCATGCTGCCCGCAGCGGCAGAAACCCTGCCCGGCGCATCCGCCGCGCAGGGAATCGACACGCCGGAAGCTCTGCAGGCCTTCACCGAGGGTGGGGCACTGTTCATTGATGCCCGTTTTGTGGAGGATTTCGAGGAAGGGCATGTGCCCGGTGCCGTCAACATTCCGCCCGGCATGTTTGCCGAGGACGCGCAGCGCCTTATCGGCGCGCCCGACGCGGGGCGGCGGATCATCATCTATTGCAGTTCCATCACCTGCCATATGAGCGCCGAACTGGCCGAAAGCCTCGACATGCTCGGTTACGGGAATCTTTTCGTGTACGGCGAGGGCTTCGCCGGCTGGCTGGCCGCTGGCGGCGCGGTGGAGGTCGGTTCCGGGGATGTTCCTGCCGATTCGGATGACGCTACCGGGGCGGCACCTGAATCCGAAGCCGCAGGGGAGGGGACGCGATGA
- a CDS encoding DUF2867 domain-containing protein: MEHLRGVSEIDHLFKQADHVDVKVVEGEVELAEFIAGMMSYSPGWLRSLYAVRGVFARALGMGHSGFDGTVFRAEDLTLLPGDKLMFFTTVAAQSGLFWIGEVTDKPLTAYLAVAMEPLGNGRNRFHVATFIRYRNWTGPIYFNLIRPFHHVVVRQMAMAGAVATA; this comes from the coding sequence ATGGAACATCTGCGTGGCGTCTCCGAGATTGATCACCTCTTTAAACAGGCCGATCATGTAGACGTGAAGGTCGTTGAGGGCGAGGTGGAGCTGGCGGAATTCATCGCGGGAATGATGTCGTATTCCCCGGGGTGGCTCCGTAGCCTGTACGCCGTGCGCGGCGTGTTCGCCCGTGCGCTCGGGATGGGGCATTCCGGCTTCGACGGCACCGTCTTCCGCGCCGAGGATCTCACGCTTCTGCCCGGGGATAAGCTGATGTTCTTCACGACGGTCGCCGCGCAGTCCGGGCTGTTCTGGATCGGGGAAGTGACGGACAAGCCTCTGACCGCATATCTCGCCGTCGCCATGGAACCGCTGGGGAATGGTCGCAACAGATTCCACGTCGCCACGTTCATTCGCTACCGGAATTGGACGGGGCCTATCTATTTCAATCTTATCCGTCCGTTCCATCATGTCGTCGTGCGGCAGATGGCAATGGCCGGAGCGGTGGCGACCGCCTGA
- a CDS encoding MauE/DoxX family redox-associated membrane protein: MNRFYEACSVILGLVFIAAAVDKVLHPALFAQVVVNYQILPPVLINPVAMVLPWLEFACGAALACGVMRRGASVIITGMLAVFIGLMWYNISRGLDISCGCFSVRPGARGDMMISVWRDTVLFSLAVISCWRAFADHAAERASARLQRDIRLGRLRPAPASVPVSVPAAGAAFGLATEALTTPDVHAEAADWAAPSGLEWTPQASEEAGFAEAGFAEPDGQSEEYRSLLAQEPDAALAADAAEGAEVEATTPMQWELEDSFATDDAASEPRKDATDEDEKST; the protein is encoded by the coding sequence ATGAATCGTTTCTACGAGGCGTGCAGCGTCATCCTCGGGCTGGTGTTCATCGCCGCCGCAGTGGACAAGGTGCTGCATCCGGCCCTGTTCGCACAGGTCGTGGTCAATTACCAGATTTTGCCGCCGGTGCTCATCAATCCGGTGGCAATGGTTCTGCCGTGGCTGGAATTCGCGTGTGGCGCGGCGCTGGCGTGCGGCGTGATGCGGCGCGGCGCGTCCGTCATCATTACGGGCATGCTGGCCGTGTTCATCGGCCTCATGTGGTACAACATCTCGCGCGGGCTGGACATCAGTTGCGGTTGTTTTTCCGTTCGCCCCGGCGCACGCGGGGACATGATGATCTCCGTGTGGCGCGATACGGTCCTGTTCTCCCTCGCCGTCATCTCGTGCTGGCGGGCCTTTGCCGATCATGCGGCGGAGCGTGCCTCGGCCCGCTTGCAGCGTGATATCCGTTTGGGACGTTTACGGCCTGCCCCCGCGTCGGTGCCCGTTTCCGTGCCTGCGGCCGGTGCGGCGTTCGGGCTGGCCACCGAGGCCCTCACGACGCCCGATGTTCATGCCGAGGCCGCCGACTGGGCGGCTCCATCTGGGCTGGAGTGGACACCGCAGGCGTCTGAGGAGGCTGGTTTTGCGGAGGCTGGTTTTGCCGAACCTGACGGGCAATCCGAGGAGTATCGGTCCCTGCTCGCGCAGGAGCCGGACGCGGCGTTAGCGGCTGATGCTGCGGAAGGTGCTGAGGTTGAAGCGACCACGCCGATGCAGTGGGAGCTTGAGGATTCGTTCGCTACGGATGACGCGGCTTCAGAGCCGCGCAAGGACGCAACCGACGAGGATGAGAAGAGCACCTAG
- a CDS encoding rhodanese-like domain-containing protein yields MRTGYRDLTADEVRAFIKSRRQGTYTLLDVRQDWEYEEEHIPGSFHIPLPELSDRLHEIPRDKPAIAYCRSGGRSSAAAAMLRDNKVAEVYNLTDGMSGWRGEAAVGPGSAGLLAFSGDESTAEVVALACRMEVQLGDFYRTMAKTATVDDVRDLLEKLADFEDRHQTWLLTIYQKLTGEALDPALLTASAQDEGAAMLEGGLTAEEFIRRNTPALDTPTGVIEAGMMFEAQALDLYTRYAARSANEASRALLYKMADEEKRHLKALGTLLDKVARKD; encoded by the coding sequence ATGAGAACCGGATACAGGGACCTGACCGCCGACGAAGTTCGCGCGTTCATCAAGTCGCGCAGGCAAGGCACCTATACCCTGCTCGATGTCCGGCAGGACTGGGAATACGAGGAGGAACACATCCCCGGTTCCTTTCACATCCCTCTGCCGGAACTTTCCGACCGTCTGCACGAAATTCCCCGCGACAAGCCCGCCATCGCCTACTGCCGCTCCGGCGGGCGCAGCTCCGCCGCGGCGGCCATGCTGCGCGACAACAAGGTGGCCGAGGTCTACAACCTCACGGATGGCATGTCCGGATGGCGTGGGGAGGCGGCCGTCGGCCCGGGATCGGCCGGGTTGCTCGCCTTTTCGGGGGACGAATCGACGGCGGAAGTCGTGGCGCTGGCCTGCCGCATGGAGGTGCAGCTGGGCGACTTCTACCGAACCATGGCCAAGACGGCCACGGTGGACGATGTGCGGGATTTGCTCGAAAAACTGGCCGATTTTGAGGACAGGCACCAGACGTGGCTCTTGACGATCTACCAGAAGCTGACGGGCGAAGCGCTCGACCCGGCGCTACTGACCGCCAGCGCGCAGGATGAAGGCGCCGCCATGCTCGAAGGCGGCCTGACTGCGGAGGAATTCATACGGCGCAACACACCGGCCCTCGACACGCCCACGGGTGTGATCGAGGCGGGGATGATGTTCGAGGCACAGGCGCTGGACCTCTACACGCGCTATGCGGCGCGCTCCGCAAACGAAGCCTCGCGCGCCCTGCTCTACAAGATGGCCGACGAGGAAAAACGCCACCTCAAGGCGCTGGGAACGCTGCTCGACAAGGTTGCGCGCAAAGACTGA